In Homo sapiens chromosome 11, GRCh38.p14 Primary Assembly, one DNA window encodes the following:
- the ACAT1 gene encoding acetyl-CoA acetyltransferase, mitochondrial isoform b precursor (isoform b precursor is encoded by transcript variant 2), which produces MAVLAALLRSGARSRSPLLRRLVQEIRYVERSYVSKPTLKEVVIVSATRTPIGSFLGSLSLLPATKLGSIAIQGAIEKAGIPKEEVKEAYMGNVLQGGEGQAPTRQAVLGAGLPISTPCTTINKVCASGMKAIMMASQSLMCGHQDVMVAGGMESMSNVPYVMNRGSTPYGGVKLEDLIVKDGLTDVYNKIHMGSCAENTAKKLNIARNEQDAYAINSYTRSKAAWEAGKFGNEVIPVTVTVKGQPDVVVKEDEEYKRVDFSKVPKLKTVFQKENGTVTAANASTLNDGAAALVLMTADAAKRLNVTPLARIVAFADAAVEPIDFPIAPVYAASMVLKDVGLKKEDIAMWEVNEAFSLVVLANIKMLEIDPQKVNINGGAVSLGHPIGMSGARIVGHLTHALKQGEYGLASICNGGGGASAMLIQKL; this is translated from the exons ATGGCTGTGCTGGCGGCACTTCTGCGCAGCGGCGCCCGCAGCCGCAGCCCCCTGCTCCGGAGGCTGGTGCAG gAAATAAGATATGTGGAACGGAGTTATGTATCAAAACCCACTTTGAAG GAAGTGGTCATAGTAAGTGCTACAAGAACACCCATTGGATCTTTTTTAGGCAGCCTTTCCTTGCTGCCAGCCACTAAGCTTGGTTCCATTGCAATTCAGGGAGCCATTGAAAAGGCAG ggaTTCCAAAAGAAGAAGTGAAAGAAGCATACATGGGTAATGTTCTACAAGGAGGTGAAGGACAAGCTCCTACAAGGCAGGCAGTATTGGGTGCAG GCTTACCTATTTCTACTCCATGTACCACCATAAACAAAGTTTGTGCTTCAGGAATGAAAGCCATCATGATGGCCTCTCAAAGTCTTATGTGTGGACATCAG GATGTGATGGTGGCAGGTGGGATGGAGAGCATGTCCAATGTTCCATATGTAATGAACAGAGGATCAACACCATATGGTGGGGTAAAGCTTGAAGATTTGATTGTAAAAGACGGGCTAACTGATGTCTAcaataaaattcatatg GGCAGCTGTGCTGAGAATACAGCAAAGAAGCTGAATATTGCACGAAATGAACAGGACGCTTATGCTATTAATTCTTATACCAGAAGTAAAGCAGCATGGGAAGCTGGGAAATTTGGAAATGAAGTTATTCCTGTCACAGTTACAGTAAAAG gtcaaCCAGATGTAGTGGTGAAAGAAGATGAAGAATATAAACGTGTTGATTTTAGCAAAGTTCCAAAGCTGAAGACagttttccagaaagaaaatg GCACAGTAACAGCTGCCAATGCCAGTACACTGAATGATGGAGCAGCTGCTCTGGTTCTCATGACGGCAGATGCAGCGAAGAGGCTCAATGTTACACCACTGGCAAGAATAGTAG CATTTGCTGACGCTGCTGTAGAACCTATTGATTTTCCAATTGCTCCTGTATATGCTGCATCTATG gttCTTAAAGATGTGGGATTGAAAAAAGAAGATATTGCAATGTGGGAAGTAAATGAAGCCTTTAGTCTGGTTGTACTAGCAAACATTAAAATGTTGGAGATTGATCCCCAAAAAGTGAATATCAATGGAGGAGCTGTTTCTCTGGGACATCCAATTGG